One genomic window of Gemmatimonadales bacterium includes the following:
- a CDS encoding DUF4397 domain-containing protein — translation MISRNQRGTISISMLLLVAACSSGGTEVVTGGTGGQLRVVNGSQAVAAVQVFVDGAPVSSSSFATGVISSVFAVDSGEHLVEFRPVGGGAGNAQMAEFAPNKLVLAVAVDSGGRLTPAIMADTNSIVPAGATKVRVANLAQNAGRIDIWRTQPDFGTPIRVEFPFLYGTISPYLQSTPGNWNVLVSDTVATNAGPNPGMPDTLGASDAFSVPEGALRTVLVVDKPGGGVKFVVVNP, via the coding sequence ATGATTTCGCGTAACCAACGTGGCACGATATCGATATCGATGCTGCTGCTTGTTGCCGCATGTTCGTCAGGTGGCACTGAAGTCGTGACCGGCGGAACCGGCGGACAATTGCGGGTGGTCAACGGCTCGCAGGCAGTCGCGGCGGTGCAAGTCTTTGTCGACGGCGCGCCGGTGTCATCATCGTCGTTCGCGACGGGTGTCATCTCCTCGGTCTTCGCCGTCGACAGCGGCGAGCACCTCGTCGAGTTCCGGCCGGTTGGCGGGGGAGCCGGCAACGCCCAGATGGCGGAGTTCGCTCCGAACAAGCTCGTCCTCGCTGTCGCCGTCGATTCCGGTGGAAGGCTGACGCCCGCGATCATGGCGGATACCAATTCGATCGTCCCGGCTGGTGCAACGAAGGTCCGTGTCGCCAACCTCGCGCAGAACGCCGGCCGGATCGACATCTGGCGCACGCAGCCCGACTTCGGCACGCCGATTCGCGTCGAATTTCCCTTCCTCTACGGCACCATCTCACCCTATCTGCAGAGTACCCCCGGCAACTGGAATGTGCTGGTCTCCGACACCGTCGCGACCAACGCGGGCCCCAACCCTGGCATGCCCGATACCCTGGGCGCCAGCGACGCGTTCAGCGTTCCGGAGGGGGCGTTGCGCACCGTGCTCGTAGTCGACAAGCCGGGTGGCGGGGTGAAGTTCGTGGTCGTGAATCCGTAG
- a CDS encoding succinylglutamate desuccinylase/aspartoacylase family protein: protein MRISLLPAGAVLLLASAASAQHADRSTFIVGTAHAAPGTTATGVLDIPAGVDSALTIQVAVVHGARPGPVVALIAGTHATEYATSIAMQRLIPRIDPAKLAGTVIIVPVVNVPSFTSMTPVINPVDRKTMVGGYPGDSTGTQSQRAMWALTQQVVAQANVLVDFHGGDLDEDVGAPFVDAVRTGRATDSQAVKLARAFGVNHILITDRDPSSPRAGGTLAGQGVIRDQTVLLVGTGRSGMVTPADITTDINGSLNMLAALGMLARPATRARGRVIYLDGSGPRIAAKGDGVWFAVARPNSVIARGGILGYTTDFLGKKTGDVESPIAGLVVYVHGVPSMRRGVVLAEVLPVLPRVEPWKAPVARGGRGGGRGGD, encoded by the coding sequence ATGCGAATCTCCCTTCTGCCCGCCGGTGCCGTACTCCTCCTCGCGTCGGCTGCGAGCGCCCAGCACGCCGACCGATCGACATTCATCGTCGGCACCGCCCACGCTGCTCCCGGTACGACCGCGACCGGGGTCCTCGACATCCCCGCCGGTGTCGACTCTGCGCTCACGATCCAGGTTGCCGTCGTGCACGGGGCCCGGCCCGGTCCGGTTGTCGCATTGATCGCCGGGACCCACGCCACCGAGTACGCCACGTCAATCGCGATGCAACGGCTGATTCCGCGCATCGATCCGGCGAAGCTCGCCGGGACGGTGATCATCGTTCCGGTCGTGAATGTGCCGTCATTCACCTCGATGACGCCGGTGATCAATCCGGTCGACAGGAAGACGATGGTCGGCGGCTATCCCGGCGACAGCACCGGAACCCAGAGCCAACGCGCCATGTGGGCGCTGACCCAGCAGGTCGTGGCGCAGGCCAATGTGCTCGTCGATTTCCATGGCGGTGATCTTGACGAAGATGTCGGTGCGCCGTTCGTTGATGCGGTGCGAACCGGTCGCGCGACCGATTCACAAGCGGTCAAGCTCGCGCGTGCCTTCGGGGTGAATCATATCCTGATCACCGATCGCGATCCGTCATCGCCGCGTGCCGGTGGAACCCTTGCGGGGCAGGGCGTCATTCGTGATCAGACAGTCCTCCTCGTCGGCACCGGACGGAGCGGAATGGTGACGCCGGCCGACATCACCACCGACATCAACGGTTCACTCAACATGCTCGCCGCCCTTGGCATGCTGGCGCGTCCCGCCACTCGAGCCAGGGGTCGGGTGATCTACCTCGATGGCTCCGGTCCACGGATCGCGGCCAAGGGCGACGGCGTCTGGTTCGCCGTGGCGCGCCCGAATTCCGTCATCGCCAGGGGAGGAATTCTCGGCTACACGACCGACTTTCTCGGCAAGAAGACCGGCGATGTCGAGTCGCCTATCGCCGGCCTCGTGGTGTATGTGCACGGTGTGCCGTCGATGCGGCGCGGCGTCGTCCTCGCCGAAGTGCTGCCGGTTCTCCCACGAGTCGAACCATGGAAGGCGCCGGTGGCGCGAGGGGGACGGGGCGGAGGTCGCGGCGGGGACTAG
- a CDS encoding carboxymuconolactone decarboxylase family protein, whose protein sequence is MQSRIKSPVQTIPGSLEALRKLNDGAMQTGVPATTLLLVAIRASQINSCSVCTDMHTRELRQLGENETRLNMIAAWREAPYFTDAERAVLALTEAATRIADRPDAVTDAIWDEVAKHFDERQLGAIVLAIASINAWNRLNAVTRQITGEWVQQWIAPPGGAAAAKAA, encoded by the coding sequence GTGCAATCACGAATCAAGAGCCCGGTGCAAACAATCCCCGGCTCGCTCGAAGCGCTCCGAAAGCTGAACGATGGGGCGATGCAGACCGGCGTTCCGGCAACAACACTCCTGCTCGTGGCGATCCGCGCGAGCCAGATCAATAGCTGCAGCGTCTGCACCGACATGCACACTCGCGAGCTCAGGCAGCTGGGCGAGAACGAGACGCGACTCAACATGATCGCGGCGTGGCGCGAAGCGCCGTATTTCACCGACGCCGAGCGGGCGGTCCTGGCGCTCACCGAAGCGGCGACGCGGATCGCCGATCGACCCGACGCCGTCACCGACGCAATCTGGGACGAAGTGGCGAAACATTTCGACGAACGCCAGCTCGGCGCCATCGTGCTGGCAATCGCTTCGATCAATGCGTGGAACCGGCTCAACGCGGTGACGCGGCAGATCACCGGTGAGTGGGTACAGCAGTGGATCGCGCCACCGGGTGGCGCGGCAGCGGCGAAAGCGGCGTGA
- a CDS encoding SDR family NAD(P)-dependent oxidoreductase, translating into MPEIALITGAAGALGSQLARTLAARGDKLVLVDVEAARPRLESVAKETGNAAIIAGDIALDATWKDGLPRVIRELGGAPTIAALIAGTWRGGKPLHEATDDETWRTVIDTNLETAHRSLRAILPAMVSAKRGSVVMIGARAAVQPWTAANSAAYATAKAGVVALAKAVAAETLEHGVRINAVLPSTMDTAANRKSMPNADPSKWVSLESAAGVIAFLLSDEARDISGAAVPVYGRS; encoded by the coding sequence ATGCCTGAAATCGCTCTCATCACTGGCGCCGCCGGCGCGCTTGGCTCGCAGCTGGCGCGCACTCTCGCCGCTCGCGGCGACAAGCTCGTCCTCGTCGATGTGGAAGCGGCGCGACCGCGCCTCGAATCAGTCGCGAAAGAAACTGGCAATGCCGCAATCATCGCCGGTGACATCGCACTCGATGCCACCTGGAAGGACGGGCTTCCGCGAGTGATTCGCGAGCTCGGCGGCGCGCCGACGATCGCGGCGCTGATCGCGGGAACGTGGCGCGGCGGGAAGCCGCTGCACGAAGCGACCGACGACGAGACATGGCGGACGGTGATCGACACCAATCTCGAAACAGCGCATCGCTCCTTGCGCGCCATTCTCCCCGCAATGGTCTCGGCGAAGCGCGGCAGCGTGGTGATGATCGGCGCGCGGGCGGCGGTGCAACCGTGGACCGCCGCCAACTCTGCCGCCTATGCCACAGCGAAGGCGGGGGTCGTGGCACTGGCGAAGGCGGTCGCCGCCGAGACACTGGAGCATGGCGTCCGAATCAATGCGGTGTTGCCGAGCACGATGGACACGGCGGCGAACCGGAAATCGATGCCGAACGCCGATCCGTCGAAATGGGTGTCACTCGAGTCAGCTGCAGGAGTGATCGCGTTCCTGCTGAGCGACGAGGCGCGCGACATCAGCGGAGCCGCAGTGCCGGTGTACGGACGGTCGTGA